The Edaphobacter flagellatus sequence TCACCCGACCACGCCGACTACCCGAAGAAGACCGAATTCCGCGCCCCCGGCACGCAGTCACTCGTCAGCGCCACCAGCGCCGAAAACATCGCCATCACCGGCTCCGGCACCATCGACGGCAACGGCGAATCCTGGTGGGCCGAAGCCCGCAAGACCAAAAACGCCGGAGTCGTCGGCGCCGTCGACTTCCGCCCGCGCCTCGTCGTCTTCGATCACTGCAAACATGTCCGCATCGAAGGCATCACCATCCAGAACTCGCCCTCCTGGCAGGTCGTGCCTTACTACACCGACGACACCGTCATCCGCAACGTCCGCATTCTCGCGCCCGAGCACTCGCCCAACACCGACGCCATCGATCCCTTCAGCTCCTCCAACATGGTCATCGACCATGTCCTCGCCGATGTCGGCGACGACAACATCGCCATCAAGAGCGGCATCATCAACTCGCCTGGCCCCGACGCGCCCAGCACCAACATCACCATCACCGACTGCGAATTCCTCCACGGCCACGGCCTCTCCATCGGCTCCGAGATCGCCGGCGGCGCCAACAACATCCACGCCGAGCGCATCCACTTCAAGGGCACCGACCAGGGCATCCGCATCAAAGCCAACCGCGACCGCGGCAACCAGGTCTACAACATCAGCTTCAAAGACATCTCCATGGAGGACGTCAAAACCTCCATCCTCATCAGCGAGTACTACCCCAAAGTGCTCCCCGAAGGAGACGTAGCCGCCGCGCCCATCACGCGCCTCACGCCCTTCTTCCACAACATCAAAATCGAGAATGTGAACTCCGTTAAAAGTGGAACCGCAGGCATCATCGTCGGCCTTCCCGAATCTCCCGTCAAAGACGTCATCCTCAAAAACATCAACATCACCGCACAAAAGGGAATGACCATCGCCTACGCCAACGTCGCCGCCTCCGACGTGCACCTCATCATCGCCAACGGAGAAGCCATCACCAAAGGCGCAGCCGCCAACATTGACATCAAGTAACTCAGTGAAGTGTCTGGCTTCCAGGGAGCCCAGGGCTTTAGCCTGGGTCTCTCAACTCATCCAAAGCAGAAGGGGGCTTTAGCCCCTGGGTATACCTCAAGCATTCGCATCAGGCGAAAGAGCCGCCTGTATCTCCGCTGCACTCCTGCCCATGATGCGCAGTGTCTTGCTGCGACTGGCCGCACCCGCCACCAGCGAAACCTTTGTGCGCGGCACACCCACCTTCTCCGCCACAAACGCGATCAACGTGTCATTGGCCTTCCCATCCACCGGAGGCGCATGCAACGCAATCTTCACCGCACCCGCATGCAGCCCAGTCACAGCATCGCGCTTCGCCCCCGGATGCACCCGCACACGCAATGTGCATCCATCCGCAACATCCCGCGCAAACTCACTTGCCGCATCCATCAGGCACCTGCCGCATACACCCGCTTACCAAAGATCGCCGTCCCCACACGCACGCAGGTGCTGCCCTCTTCAATCGCCACGGCAAAATCATTCGACATCCCCATCGAAAGCTGCGTCACCGCCGGATGCCGTTTCACCGCCTCATCGCGCAGCCGCCGCAGCTCGCGAAAGTAAGGCCGCGCCGTCTCCGCATCCTCCGACCACGGAGGAACCGTCATCAGCCCAACCGCCTTCACAAACTCGAATCCGCTCATCGCGTCCAGCAATCCGGCCAGTTCATCCGGTCCCACACCATGCTTCGACTCCTCATGGCTTAGCTTCACTTCAATCAGCACCGGCAGCCGCTTACGCAGAGCCGTTGCCGCCGTCTCCAGCCGCTGCGCAATCTTCAGCGAATCCACCGCATCGATCGCGTCGAACAACTCTGCCGCCTTGTTTGTCTTGTTCGACTGCAGCGGCCCGATCAGGTGAAACTTCGCACCCGCCAGCTCCGCCACGCGCTCGGACTTCTCCTGAAACTCCTGCACGCGGTTCTCGCCAAACAGCCGCTGCCCCGCTGCATAGGCCTCCACAATCGCCTCAACCGGATGCACCTTGCTGACCGCCATCAGCTGCACCGCGCCCGCATCGCGCCCTGCCTTCGCGCATGCCTGGGCGATCTCCTCTTTCAATCGTGCAATGTTTTCTGCAATGCTCATCTAGATTGCATCTTACTTCCTGAAACCACTTTTACGGAGACACGCACATCGCATGTGGACCATCCTTCTGCTTATCGGCTCGAACATCTTTATGACCTTCGCCTGGTACGGGCACCTCAAGTACAAGGAGGTGGCCTTGTGGAAGGTCATCCTCGTCAGCTGGTCCATCGCGCTTTTTGAGTACTGCCTGCAGGTTCCTGCCAACCGCATCGGCGCACGAACCTTCACGCCCGACCAGCTCAAGGTCATTCAGGAGGTCATCACGCTCTCCGTCTTCGGCGTCTTCTCCGTCTTCTACTTCGGCGACCATCTCCGCTGGAACCACGCCGTAGCCTTCTGCTGCCTCATCGCAGGAGCCTTCTTCATGTTCCACAAGTTTTAGAGTTCGTCATAAGCCTGGATGAGTAGTTCATCATGAGCCTGGATGAGTATGGTTGCTCGATATCGAGAAAGTGTCATTCCGAGCGAGCGCAGCGAGCCGAGGAACCCCCCGCATTTTTTGCAGGATGTCGGTCAGAGAAATCTGCTCGGTCAGAGAATTCTTATTTTTGGAGAAAGTACGATCGTCACAGCATAAAAACTAAGGCCAACCCCGCAGGGCTGACCTCAGAATCTCGTAGTTGGCAACGACTCAGTGCCCATGCTCTTCCAGATACTTCTCCACCTCAAGCGCCGCCATGCACCCTGATCCCGCAGCCGTGATCGCCTGCCGATACCGCCGGTCCTGAATATCTCCGCATGCAAACACGCCGGGAATCACCTCGCCGTTCTTCGTCGTGAAGACATTGCTCTTCGTCAGGATGTAGCCGTCCTGATCGAGGTCCATCAGCCCCGCGAACGCCTTCGCATTCGGTTCATGCCCAATGCCCAGGAACATCGCCGAGACGGGCAGCACGGACTCCTCGCCCGTCACCGTATTCTTCAGCTTCAGGCCTTTCACGTCCTTGTCTTCAACGCCCAGCACCTCTTCCACGACGGTTGAGCTCATGAACTTAATCTGCGGATGCGCCATCGCGCGGTCCAGCATGATCTTTGAGGCGCGAAACTTCTCGCTGCGGTTGATCAGCGTCACCTTCGTCGCGAAGCGTGTCAGGAACAGAGCCTCCTCCATCGCCGAGTCGCCTCCGCCGATGACCGCAATCTCCTTGCCTGAAAAGAAGAACCCATCGCACGTTGCGCACGAGCTCACGCCATGACCAATCAGGGCCTGCTCGCTCGGCAGGTTCAGCCACCGCGCGCTCGCACCCGAAGCGATAATAATGGTCCGCGTCTTGATCGTCTCTTTCCCGATGTTCAGCTCATACGGGTGCTTCGACAGATCAATCGAATGCAGGTGAGCCATCTTCAGCTCGGCGCCAAAACGCGTCGCCTGCTTCTTCATGTTTTCGATCAGCTCCGGCCCCTGGATGCCCTCCGGCCAGCCCGGAAAGTTCTCCACCAGGGTCGTAATCGAAAGTTGTCCGCCCGGCTCATGGCCTTCCAGCACCAGCGGCTTCAGGTTGGCGCGTGCGGTATAGATGGCGGCAGTCAGTCCGGAGCAGCCGGACCCCAAAATCACAGTGTCACGTGTCGTGTTTTCACTCATAAACGTTCCCTCAGTGTAAATGCGGCACCGGCGGAAACGATTCAAATGGCCTGCGGCTGAGCCTGATGCCCGTTCGTCTCTGAGCAGCCAGTAACCGGCAAGCCCGACCCGCGCCAGCGCAGAAATCCTGTCAAGCCCCCTGAAATCGTAACCATCTCATTTCAAAGGAAATAAACCCTAAAAAATCTGCCGATTCACTCCACCCGTTTTGCTAGACTTAAATCATCGTCAGCAAAGGAAAGCCCTCAGTCTCCCCGGCTGGGGGCTAACTCTTTTGGAATCTATATTTTTAAGGTTAAACCTTGTCGTTTGAATGTTTTGCCCTGTGCAAAACGTGCAACATATTCATTCTGGATAACTTACTCTCCGCAGGGGAAGGGGGTGGGGCCGACCTCATACAATCAGGCTATGGCAAATCTAACGCTGGTTTATGGAATGCGGCTCCTGCCCGCAGACGAGATCGCCCGAGTCGGCGATGCGCCGATCGAGCTCAAGAACGGCAATCAGGCCCAGGTAACAATGCATGTGCTCGAAGGCAGCCGCGAGCAGATCGAAGCCCAGCTGCGCATGAGCCTCGATGCTTTCTTCGATTTTTATCCGGAGATCTAAGGTCGCTTCCCGTTTTGGAACCAGCCATCTTCTGATCGAGCACGAATGACTCATTTTGGGTCACGCTGCGGACGAAGAAGTAAGCGTGATTCCCGCTCCATCGATAACGCGCTGCTTCCTGCTTGCGCTGACGGCAATAGTTTCATCGCCGCAGGCCAGTCCGGCGCAGGAAACCGCGCCGATGCCGCAAACCGTCGAGGACGCGCTGCATCAGATGTCCGACGCAGCAGGCATCATCTTCGTCGGCGAGGTTACAGCGATCCGGCAGCGCGAAGGGCAGAACGGCTCTTCCGGCATCGTCGAGATCGACTTTCGTATCGACGATGCAATCCGCGCATGCACCACCGGAAACACCTACACGCTGCGCGAATGGGCCGGTCTCTGGTCTGCGGATGAGCCGCGCTATCGCGTAGGCCAGCGCCTGCTGATGCTGCTGCACGCTCCTGGCGCAAGCGGCATCAGCTCGCCGGTCGGCGGCATGACTGGTGTCATCCCGATTCGCGGAACAACATCTGCGCCGCTGGGAGTTTCATCGGCATCGGCTGCCACATCGCCGATGCCGGTGATCGCCGACCTGCGCTGGGTTGGCACACGGCTGGCGCGCACGATTCCAGTAGCCAGCTCTCCGATGGTGACTGCCGCAGACCAGACGAACCGCGGCAACACCGTTGGAGATAATTCCGTCGCGTCGCAGCAGGCTCCGGTTACTGTGGTCGTAAAGATGCTCCGCTCGTGGCAACAGGCCACGCCATGAGGAAGCCTCTATGGATCTTCCTGTTTGTTCTTGCTGCCGCAGGCAGCAGCGCCGCAAGCGGCCCTCGCTGGGTGACTGGTCCGCCGTACTTCAGCCGTCCAGGTTGGCCGATCTTCTGGTACACCGATAGCCCACAGTACTTCACCGATCCCGGCGATCTGAGCCCGTATGTCAACCACACCGCGGCCGATGCGATCGTAGCGGCCGCCGCTGATGTGTGGAACGTTCCGGTCTCCCGGCTGACGCTGGCATACGGAGGCTCTCTCGCTCAGCACGTAAGTTCAGCCAATGTCTATCCGGATACCAACGGCATCGTCTTTCCGGCCGATGTGCAGTCGTCCAACTATCAGGCAAAACAGATTGCCGTCATCTACGACAGCGACGGCTCGGTGACGGATACCCTGCTGGGACAGGGAGCCAGCAGTCCTGGAAGTTGCAGGCAGAATGCAGTCACCGAGAGCGTGGATTCGTTCAGCACGGACGGCTATATCCGGCATGCGATCCTCATCCTGAATGGCCGTTGCACAGGACCTGCTCCGGAGCAGCAGCTGCAGCTGCAGTATCAACTCATGCGCGCCTTCGGACGCGTGATCGGGCTGGCATGGTCGCAGACCAACGATAACGTCTTTACAGGCAATCCAAGCCCGACGTATCAACAGGCGCTGTACTGGCCTGTGATGCATCCGATTGACGTGATCTGCGGGCCATATACCTATCAGTGCATGCCGCAGCCGTTTACGCTGCGCGACGACGATGTCTCGGGGCTCGCGCTGCTTTATCCCGTGCAAAGCTCTCCGGCGCCGGGAAAGACGCTCACCTTCGCGCGCGGGAGTCAGGTCAATGGCACGATCTCGTTTCCGAATGGTCAGGGCATGCAGGGCGTAAATGTCGTGGTTCATCGGCTGGAGCCTTTCTGGAACTATCCAGAGACGTGGGAGTCGGTCTCCTCGGTGTCGGGCTATCTCTACACGCGTAACGGAGGCAATCCGGTATCCGGACCTCCATCCGGATCAGCGACGGCAGGCATGGGACTGGCGTGGGCTCCGCTTGAGGGACAGTTCAATCTCTACCGGATTCCCCTGTATGACTGGGAAGGGTGGCAGAACTTTGTCATCCAGACACAGCCTATAAACCCGCTCTACGTGGGAAGCTTCGCGGTTGGGCCCTATACCTCGAACTCGGTCGCTCCTTCGGGAAGCTTGCTGAATGACCACATTTGGCTGGTGAGGCCGGGCGACTTTTACATTTACAACAGTACGACCGCAGATGCGGCGAACGGGTGCGACAGCTCTGGCGATGGAACGGAGAGGGCGCCAGCACCGGTTCCCTCAACCGGTTGGTGGACGGGAAACCTGTGTTCCTATGGCCACGCGGCATGGTCGGCGATGACGGTGCGGCAGAATCGCAGCTGGACGCTGGAGGTCACAGCTCAGGACGAGAGCGGCTCGCCTTCGACTGCTAAGATGCTCCCCATCATCGGAGTGTGGAATACATCGGACACCATCGGCACGCGCCCTACGGTTGCCGCTGCTCCACAGGCATTCAGCAGTCTGTCGAGCGGCATGACGAGCCTTGCGGTTCCAGGTGCGGCATCACAGCAGCAGCTTCGCCTTGTGATTGCCGACCAGCGCGGCGATGGACGGCCCGACTACGCCTACCAGGCGCGAGTGTTATATGCAGACTCTGTTGCACCGGCGACGGTCCCAGCGGGTGGCGGAGCGGTCACGATCACGGGCATGGGTTTCAGGCCGGGTAATACGGTCACGATCAACGGCATCGCGGCGAGCGTTACAAGCTGGACCGCGAACAGCATCACGGCGATGGCGCCTGCGCTTCATGCTTCGACAGCGATCACAGCCGACGTTGCGGTACGTGACACGTTGACGGGCGCAACCTCGACGATGAGCGGAGCGCTTGCCTATGCGGCGCCGCAACCTGCGTTGGTGCTGTTCTCAGCGCCGCAGGGACAGGCGTTTACTGGAGTGGCAGCAACGCCTGCGTTTGTGGTGCAGGCAATCGCGGCCGATGGTGTCACGCCGATGGCTGGAGTAGCTGTGAACCTGTCGACAGCAGGTGGTCAGGCACGATTTGATGTGTGTGGTGCGGTCGTGTGCACCGTGCTGACAGACGCGACAGGGAAGGTATCGAGCACGGTCACTCCGCTAACGGCGGGGACGATGACACTTTCGGCTGTGAGCAGCGTGGGAAGCGTTGCGTCGAATCTGACTGCCATCGCGCACGTGCAGACGGTGACGGCTTTGGATGCGGCGCTCTACCTTGCGGAAGGGGCGCAGGTGCAATGGACGCCTCAGGTCATGGTCGCCGACAATGCAACGACGGCTGCAGGCGTGCCCGTCGTGTGGAGCGCGGTTACGGACGGGCTGTCCTTTTCGCCAGGCGTCTCCAGCGTGGATGGGCAATCGATGGCACGGACGACGGTTCTCGCCGGACCGATTGCCGGAGGCGTCAGCGTCGCAGGTACAGCATGTGCATGGACGACGATATGCGCTGGTTTCAACGTTTATGGCGTTGCGCCGAATGCGTTGGCGCTTCAAGTAGTGAGTGGCACAGGGCAATCCGTCGTAGCGGGAGTTTCGCTGAGTCCCGTTGTGATGCGAGTGGTAGACCCAGCCGGGCATTCCGTTGCTGGTGCGCCGGTCAGTATTCATCAGGCCGTACAGCCATGGACGCTGCCATGTCCCGAGCAGGGCCGGTGCCCGATTGCTCCGATATTGAATGCAACCAGCTCTGCTCAGATCTCTGCGATCGATGGCACTGTGACGATTGCTCCGCTCGATCTTGCAGGGCAGCCAGAGGTGACACAGATAGTCGTCTCTACGGGGACGCAGGGATTTGTCTCCCTCTCGCTGCAGAGACAGCCGTGAGCATCAGTGCGCGATTATAGGCTGTGTTTGCAGGGCAAATCTGTAAGAATCGTGTCGGTACCCATATCTCGGGCATCAAAAGAGTGGAGTCGAAGTCCGGTGCGATTCGGAGGAGTCACAGATGGCGAGTGCTGTGGGCGATAGCGTGCGCAAGCGGGTGATTGTTATCGGCGGTGGATTTGCGGGCATCAATGCAGCGATGCATCTTGCCAAGCTGCCGGTGGATATTACGCTGGTCGATCGCAGGAACCACCATACCTTTCAGCCGCTGCTCTACCAGGTGGCGCTGGCGGTGCTTTCGCCGGCGGAGATCGCTCAGCCGATTCGCAGCATTCTGCGCGACTATCGCAACATGGAAGTACTCATGGACGAGGCGGTCGGCTTCGACTTGTCTGAACGGCGCGTGAAGCTGAAGACAGGTGCTGAGTTGGAGTATGACTACCTGATTGTGGCCACGGGATCGACGCACTCCTATTTTGGGCGCGATGATTGGGCCCCGCTGGCGCCGGGTTTGAAAACGATAGAAGACGCGACAGAGATACGACGCAGAGTATTGCTGGCATTCGAACTGGCGGAGCGGCAGATGCAGGAGCAAGGCTCGCATCCTCCGCTGAACTTTGTCATTGTTGGCGGCGGCCCGACCGGGGTTGAGCTGGCGGGCGCGATCAGCGATATTGCGCGTCTCTACATGGCTCGCGACTTCAGGCATATCGATCCGGCATCGGCGAAGGTGCTGATCCTTGAAGGATCGCCAAATGTGCTCGCGGCGTATCCGCCTGATCTGCAGAAGAAGGCCGTGGAGCAGCTGGCGAAGCTGGGTGTTGCGGTGCGCACGGGCGCACGCGTGACAGATATTCAGCCCGGGTATGTGATGATTGGCGACGAGAAGCTGGAGTCGGCAGTAACGCTGTGGGCTGCCGGTGTACAGGCTTCGCCTTTGGGCAAGATGCTGGGCTTGCCGGTCGACCGGCGCGGTTGCGTGATGGTGGATCAATTCCTCAATCCAGAGGGGCACCCGGAGATCTTTATCTGCGGCGACCTGGCGCATGTAGAAGAGAACGGCAAATTGGTTCCCGGCGTAGCGCAGCCTGCGATGCAGATGGGAACCTATGCGGCCAAGCGCATTGGGCTGTTCCTTCGCCAGGAGACGACCGGCGACCGCACTGGACTTGATATTCCGTTTCACTACTTTGACAAGGGTGACATGGCGACGATCGGCCGCAAAGCAGCAGTCGCGAATATCAAGTGGCCGTTTACGGCTCGTTGGAGCGGCTTGCCGGCATGGGTGACATGGCTCGTCGTCCATATCTTTTTCCTGATCGGCTTCCGCAATCGCATTGCAGTCTTCCGCCAGTGGGCGTGGACATATCTGACCTTTCAGGATGGCGCGCGTCTGATCACTGGCTCGCAGGAGCTTCCGGGCTGGGATAAGAACTGGAGTGAAGAGCAAGCTTCGCGGACGGTTGATCCTGTCGACAATACCTTCGCGGCACCGAAGACTTAAAGGCGAAGTGTCTCGCCTTCGTTCAGCACGCGGACACGGTCAGTGATGCCGAGGCGTGCAGCCTCAGCGCGCAGGCGTTGCACAGGTTCTTCCATCGGCTCGCGACCCAGGCGAAAGGTCCCGAAATGCATAGGGACCATCCACTGGGCCTTGCAGTCGAGGAAGCCACGTACCGCTTCCTCGGGGCTTACGTGGACGGCGCGGTAGTTGTCGGGGTAGTAGGCTCCGATGGGCAGCAGGGCAACCTGGGGTTGCAGCTGACGGCCGATCTCGGCGAAGCCGTTAAACCATGCCGTGTCGCCGGAGTGATAGACGGAGTGTCTGTCGCTGGAGATGACATAGCCGCCGTATCCGCGATGCATGTCACGGAACATGCGAGCTCCCCAGTGACGGCAGGGCGTCATCGTGATCTGGAGGTCAACGACCTGGGCGCTCTGCCACCAGCTGAGTGT is a genomic window containing:
- a CDS encoding glycoside hydrolase family 28 protein → MTRPISLSLVILFASVTLPASAKVCDAIAYGAKPDGATKNTTAIQHAIDDCASAGGTVKLSGGTFLSGPIVLKSNVTLDLARDTTLLGSPDHADYPKKTEFRAPGTQSLVSATSAENIAITGSGTIDGNGESWWAEARKTKNAGVVGAVDFRPRLVVFDHCKHVRIEGITIQNSPSWQVVPYYTDDTVIRNVRILAPEHSPNTDAIDPFSSSNMVIDHVLADVGDDNIAIKSGIINSPGPDAPSTNITITDCEFLHGHGLSIGSEIAGGANNIHAERIHFKGTDQGIRIKANRDRGNQVYNISFKDISMEDVKTSILISEYYPKVLPEGDVAAAPITRLTPFFHNIKIENVNSVKSGTAGIIVGLPESPVKDVILKNINITAQKGMTIAYANVAASDVHLIIANGEAITKGAAANIDIK
- a CDS encoding DUF167 domain-containing protein encodes the protein MDAASEFARDVADGCTLRVRVHPGAKRDAVTGLHAGAVKIALHAPPVDGKANDTLIAFVAEKVGVPRTKVSLVAGAASRSKTLRIMGRSAAEIQAALSPDANA
- a CDS encoding YggS family pyridoxal phosphate-dependent enzyme, whose product is MSIAENIARLKEEIAQACAKAGRDAGAVQLMAVSKVHPVEAIVEAYAAGQRLFGENRVQEFQEKSERVAELAGAKFHLIGPLQSNKTNKAAELFDAIDAVDSLKIAQRLETAATALRKRLPVLIEVKLSHEESKHGVGPDELAGLLDAMSGFEFVKAVGLMTVPPWSEDAETARPYFRELRRLRDEAVKRHPAVTQLSMGMSNDFAVAIEEGSTCVRVGTAIFGKRVYAAGA
- a CDS encoding DMT family protein produces the protein MWTILLLIGSNIFMTFAWYGHLKYKEVALWKVILVSWSIALFEYCLQVPANRIGARTFTPDQLKVIQEVITLSVFGVFSVFYFGDHLRWNHAVAFCCLIAGAFFMFHKF
- the trxB gene encoding thioredoxin-disulfide reductase, with protein sequence MSENTTRDTVILGSGCSGLTAAIYTARANLKPLVLEGHEPGGQLSITTLVENFPGWPEGIQGPELIENMKKQATRFGAELKMAHLHSIDLSKHPYELNIGKETIKTRTIIIASGASARWLNLPSEQALIGHGVSSCATCDGFFFSGKEIAVIGGGDSAMEEALFLTRFATKVTLINRSEKFRASKIMLDRAMAHPQIKFMSSTVVEEVLGVEDKDVKGLKLKNTVTGEESVLPVSAMFLGIGHEPNAKAFAGLMDLDQDGYILTKSNVFTTKNGEVIPGVFACGDIQDRRYRQAITAAGSGCMAALEVEKYLEEHGH
- a CDS encoding allantoinase, with amino-acid sequence MANLTLVYGMRLLPADEIARVGDAPIELKNGNQAQVTMHVLEGSREQIEAQLRMSLDAFFDFYPEI
- a CDS encoding IPT/TIG domain-containing protein, producing MRKPLWIFLFVLAAAGSSAASGPRWVTGPPYFSRPGWPIFWYTDSPQYFTDPGDLSPYVNHTAADAIVAAAADVWNVPVSRLTLAYGGSLAQHVSSANVYPDTNGIVFPADVQSSNYQAKQIAVIYDSDGSVTDTLLGQGASSPGSCRQNAVTESVDSFSTDGYIRHAILILNGRCTGPAPEQQLQLQYQLMRAFGRVIGLAWSQTNDNVFTGNPSPTYQQALYWPVMHPIDVICGPYTYQCMPQPFTLRDDDVSGLALLYPVQSSPAPGKTLTFARGSQVNGTISFPNGQGMQGVNVVVHRLEPFWNYPETWESVSSVSGYLYTRNGGNPVSGPPSGSATAGMGLAWAPLEGQFNLYRIPLYDWEGWQNFVIQTQPINPLYVGSFAVGPYTSNSVAPSGSLLNDHIWLVRPGDFYIYNSTTADAANGCDSSGDGTERAPAPVPSTGWWTGNLCSYGHAAWSAMTVRQNRSWTLEVTAQDESGSPSTAKMLPIIGVWNTSDTIGTRPTVAAAPQAFSSLSSGMTSLAVPGAASQQQLRLVIADQRGDGRPDYAYQARVLYADSVAPATVPAGGGAVTITGMGFRPGNTVTINGIAASVTSWTANSITAMAPALHASTAITADVAVRDTLTGATSTMSGALAYAAPQPALVLFSAPQGQAFTGVAATPAFVVQAIAADGVTPMAGVAVNLSTAGGQARFDVCGAVVCTVLTDATGKVSSTVTPLTAGTMTLSAVSSVGSVASNLTAIAHVQTVTALDAALYLAEGAQVQWTPQVMVADNATTAAGVPVVWSAVTDGLSFSPGVSSVDGQSMARTTVLAGPIAGGVSVAGTACAWTTICAGFNVYGVAPNALALQVVSGTGQSVVAGVSLSPVVMRVVDPAGHSVAGAPVSIHQAVQPWTLPCPEQGRCPIAPILNATSSAQISAIDGTVTIAPLDLAGQPEVTQIVVSTGTQGFVSLSLQRQP
- a CDS encoding NAD(P)/FAD-dependent oxidoreductase, which encodes MASAVGDSVRKRVIVIGGGFAGINAAMHLAKLPVDITLVDRRNHHTFQPLLYQVALAVLSPAEIAQPIRSILRDYRNMEVLMDEAVGFDLSERRVKLKTGAELEYDYLIVATGSTHSYFGRDDWAPLAPGLKTIEDATEIRRRVLLAFELAERQMQEQGSHPPLNFVIVGGGPTGVELAGAISDIARLYMARDFRHIDPASAKVLILEGSPNVLAAYPPDLQKKAVEQLAKLGVAVRTGARVTDIQPGYVMIGDEKLESAVTLWAAGVQASPLGKMLGLPVDRRGCVMVDQFLNPEGHPEIFICGDLAHVEENGKLVPGVAQPAMQMGTYAAKRIGLFLRQETTGDRTGLDIPFHYFDKGDMATIGRKAAVANIKWPFTARWSGLPAWVTWLVVHIFFLIGFRNRIAVFRQWAWTYLTFQDGARLITGSQELPGWDKNWSEEQASRTVDPVDNTFAAPKT